The Candidatus Nanosynbacter featherlites DNA window TGCAAGGCTTTGTGCCAGATGTGGCGGCAGCCGAGAGCGTCTTGGGCGACATGAAACGCGTTCGCCCGCAACACATTACCGCTAAGCAGATTATCGATCGGACGGCGCGCTATTTTAATCTCGATCCAAAAGACATGTGTTCAGCCAGGCGTGATAAGTTCATCGTCCAGCCACGACAAATTGCCATGTATCTGTTGCGTAGTGAATTGAAAATGAGTTTTCCAAAAATCGCTCAAGAACTTGGCCGTAAAGACCACACCACAGCCATGCACTCTGTTGAAAAAATCACCAAAGAAAGTTTAACCAACCAGCTAGTGCGCGAACAAATCAATGACGTCAAGGATAAACTATATGTGCAAAATTAGTGGAAAACCTGTGCACGACCTATGGAATTCTATCTGCAGTCTGCGACTAAGCTTGTGGCAAAGTCTGGCGGGCTCCGTACGACTGTGGGTTAACTCAGCCTTATCCACTGCCTTGTACCAAGTTGATCCACAAAGCTATCCACAGGTTTTTTCGCCCACTTACCTCTGTCTGAACACTTGTTTTACTCAGTTTCCACAGCACCTATTATTACTAACACCAGATAAAAAATAAGAAAGGTTATATAATAGTCACTATGAAGCTTTCAGTCACACAAGAAAATTTCGCAAAAGCACTCAGTAATATCGGAAGGGTGGCTTCTGGTCGTGTCGAACTTCCTATTTTGAATAATATTTTACTTCGCACCGACGGAGGGAGATTGTTGATTGCAGCTACCAATTTGGAAATTGCTTCCACTCAGTACATTGGCGCAAAAATACAATCACCGGGTTCGATCACTATCCCGGCACGATTGATCTCAGAATTTATCTCAACCCTGCCAAGCGGCACTATCGACCTGGAGACCAAAGACGATCACCTGCACATCACCTCTGGCAAATTTAAGTCAGTCATCAATGGTGTCATTGCTGATGAATTTCCAGAGTTACCAACCATCAATGAAGATACAGCAGTGCGCTACGAAATCGCCACTGATGATCTGAAAAAAGCGGTGTCGCAAACTATTTTGGCGGCTAGCTCTGATATGGCCCGGGCGGTACTGACTGGGGTATATTGGCATACTTTTGAAGACGAGTTATATTTGGCGGCAACCGACGGCTACCGGCTCGCTGAACGAAAACTAATGAAAGCGGACGGCGAAGTTTCAGCCATCATCCCAACGTCTGCCCTGCAGGAAGTGATTCGTAGTTTGAGTGACGCCACGGAAACCATCGTGATATTATTTGGCGATGACCAAGTTTGTTTCCAAACGCCAGAACTGGAAATTATTAGCCGCCTAATTGATGGAAAATTTCCAGATTATCGCCAGCTGATTCCTCAACAGTCACAAACGGAAATCATCGTTTCGCGCGCCGACCTCAGCCGCATCACCAAAGTTGCCAGTCTGTTCGCTCGAGAGTCAGGCGGCGGCGTTACTATCAATGCTTCGGCTGAAAATAATATCATCTCCATCCACTCCATTGCCTCAGAACTTGGTGAAAATACCTCAGAAGCTACCGCTAAGATTTCCGCTGATGGTCAGATTACGCTCAATTCTCGGTACTTGACTGAGGCGTTAAATGTCACCGACGGAGATGAAGTGTCGTTTGCTTTCAGTGGTAAACTCTCTCCTTGTATCATCCAATCTACGGCGAAAAAACGTGATTATATCCACATCATTATGCCACTAAAAAGTTAGGTTAATAATCACG harbors:
- the dnaN gene encoding DNA polymerase III subunit beta — its product is MKLSVTQENFAKALSNIGRVASGRVELPILNNILLRTDGGRLLIAATNLEIASTQYIGAKIQSPGSITIPARLISEFISTLPSGTIDLETKDDHLHITSGKFKSVINGVIADEFPELPTINEDTAVRYEIATDDLKKAVSQTILAASSDMARAVLTGVYWHTFEDELYLAATDGYRLAERKLMKADGEVSAIIPTSALQEVIRSLSDATETIVILFGDDQVCFQTPELEIISRLIDGKFPDYRQLIPQQSQTEIIVSRADLSRITKVASLFARESGGGVTINASAENNIISIHSIASELGENTSEATAKISADGQITLNSRYLTEALNVTDGDEVSFAFSGKLSPCIIQSTAKKRDYIHIIMPLKS